The Channa argus isolate prfri chromosome 14, Channa argus male v1.0, whole genome shotgun sequence genome includes a window with the following:
- the si:ch211-13f8.1 gene encoding uncharacterized protein KIAA1614, translating to MEEEKVVDNIQAKSSSHLPTGLPINWGLITGPVPQPVLPAPLLRNQLPSPQSTAVHALQTKVRSITQRRTRGRDREKDRERLDTELLGSSPAGQISSEVLLRVRPRGKGQVSFPSSSWRSGGLKNLSSSDEEEEVEVQVRLEIHSPPAEAQVEQIEKTEEERPERNNSKASFLTCHPSGLRNSTSMESPLSDNSSSSKDEQPPPPPHVLCTFSATTSTTPSSSCSMSSTSTRHWAPPKGFWRVARPETLSLNGVGLQNIPCTLALKDYTQAEGLAKSQRQTKSPETGIKCVVGGAVGESNASSQLELSDSVECYLDICEQEETAADEGLSTSDSWESMSSQSAVLSADEKLKVKQRAFAKLRERQQNVREDRDKRGGESARHNEETICKVNSKGAYGVVDNTDSDILAQELEPYFRSLILINDELPLSPRHEHAKRLLERARLKARSSHIKGDRPSRRSHSDQRITVKREQVESSSPTPVQKAVQTKDDLTAQSVSGPLLVPAQRDTSPGDQGGRSRRYGCSPTRVRFEDESEKEAESRYLDRVKQRGRPGTPKSKSKEMNTDSSSSGSERGKSHSSVPMPPTQKPGGVGVSGETTTVIKEIIVLVTKCESCGSVVREPQPVLSPSDPQNIELKQANPEDSQGKPAPCWVPPNKSEASTRPKAPLTVTFAGAYVLGENKERSTGWKSSGFGKLRRRSRKGESRLESGHGPYGPSWAQRRNSNPRNRVNLGRTVSFAPGSPIALEPCLVEASGGLRDSSTPSLPIKSALKSSSRNRPAASQSAGQFTVQGGEGGSQHSVLVDSAEARKECTGVQGATSSPLPSIRPSTLRYSPARLTTDVPAVEVWDATGDGTGVSEDPGLGPECRPALRCLAMSRVDDLRAELLRAEHLKAEAVWEENSDGSRKLDGRPKLFLRRFFSSIGLNSVGRLVKGGRSSSMEQLSIPTATRASSASPSPTRRPQPTISIQRTPSLQTLHTVLPLAQLRKASSVQSLERRTERSTILGEVPIPHGLAPSPDSPQLELHRALSIENILSSRMVRPVGRVTQAFADGTLLLELTRPPNGPFGFVISRGKGRPDTGVYVEKVGDGSGEGPYIGLLGIGDEILQVNGEAVAGLSLDQVTRLMTRESTASLRIMPARRNQR from the exons atggaggaagagaaggtAGTTGATAACATTCAAGCAAAATCTAGCTCTCATTTGCCGACTGGGCTCCCCATAAACTGGGGGCTCATCACTGGTCCTGTCCCTCAGCCTGTACTCCCAGCACCTTTGTTGAGAAACCAGCTTCCCTCCCCTCAGAGCACAGCTGTGCATGCTCTTCAGACCAAGGTAAGGTCAATAACACAGAGAAGGacaagaggaagagacagagagaaggacagagaaaggttggACACTGAGCTGCTGGGGAGCAGTCCAGCAGGGCAGATCTCATCTGAAGTCCTTCTGAGAGTGAGACCCAGAGGAAAGGGACAGGTATCGTTTCCCTCCTCTTCTTGGAGATCTGGTGGTTTGAAGAACTTGAGCAgcagtgatgaagaggaggaggtagaggTACAAGTCAGGCTGGAGATCCACAGCCCTCCAGCTGAAGCACAAGTGGAACAGATAGAGAAAACCGAAGAAGAGAGACCAGAAAGAAATAATAGCAAGGCCAGTTTTCTGACCTGCCATCCTAGTGGGCTGAGGAACAGTACCAGTATGGAGAGTCCTCTGTCTGATAACTCAAGCAGTAGTAAGGATGAacaacctcctcctccaccacatGTGCTCTGCACCTTTTCAGCCACCACCTCTACAACACCGTCCTCTTCTTGTTCCATGTCTTCCACATCAACTAGACACTGGGCACCACCCAAGGGCTTCTGGCGAGTAGCACGTCCAGAAACACTGAGTCTAAATGGCGTTGGCCTTCAAAACATTCCCTGCACATTGGCTTTGAAGGACTATACACAGGCAGAAGGACTGGCCAAGTCCCAGAGGCAAACTAAATCACCCGAAACAGGCATTAAATGTGTTGTGGGAGGTGCAGTGGGAGAAAGTAATGCATCCTCACAACTCGAGCTCTCAGACAGTGTAGAGTGCTACCTGGACATATGCGAGCAAGAGGAGACAGCTGCTGATGAAGGACTGTCCACTTCAGACAGTTGGGAGAGCATGTCTTCACAAAGCGCAGTACTCTCAGCTGATGAGAAGCTGAAAGTGAAGCAGAGAGCTTTTGCAAAATTAAGGGAAAGACAACAAAACGTCagggaggacagagacaaaagggGAGGAGAAAGTGCCAGACATAATGAGGAAACAATATGCAAAGTAAATAGCAAAG GTGCCTATGGGGTTGTGGACAACACAGATTCAGATATTCTTGCTCAGGAACTTGAACCCTATTTCAG GTCACTTATTCTAATAAATGATGAGCTCCCTCTGAGTCCAAGACATGAGCATGCCAAGCGTCTCCTGGAGCGAGCACGACTCAAGGCTCGCTCCAGTCACATTAAAGGCGATCGGCCCTCCAGACGCTCCCACTCTGATCAGAGAATAACGGT GAAGAGAGAGCAAGTTGAATCATCCAGTCCAACACCAGTGCAGAAAGCTGTTCAAACCAAAGATGATCTTACAGCTCAAAGTGTATCCGGGCCCCTCCTCGTCCCTGCTCAGAGAGACACTTCCCCTGGTGATCAAGGAGGCCGCTCTAGACGGTACGGTTGTTCACCCACCCGAGTACGCTTTGAGGATGAATCTGAGAAGGAAGCAGAGTCTCGGTACTTGGATCGAGTCAAACAACGCGGAAGGCCTGGGACCCCTAAATCcaaaagtaaagaaatgaaTACAGATTCCAGCAGCAGTGGTTCAGAGCGGGGCAAAAGCCACAGCAGTGTCCCCATGCCTCCCACTCAGAAACCAGGAGGTGTGGGTGTCAGTGGTGAAACCACAACAGTGATTAAAGAAATAATAGTACTGGTCACGAAATGTGAGTCATGTGGCTCTGTAGTTAGAGAACCTCAGCCAGTCCTGTCACCATCAGATCCACAAAATATTGAGCTAAAGCAGGCTAATCCTGAGGACTCCCAGGGAAAACCAGCTCCTTGCTGGGTGCCTCCTAATAAGTCAGAGGCAAGCACTCGTCCAAAAGCTCCTCTAACTGTTACTTTTGCTGGAGCATATGTGTTGGgggaaaacaaagagaggagCACAGGGTGGAAGTCATCAGGGTTTGGAAAACTTAGGAGAAGGAGTAGGAAAGGAGAAAGCCGTTTAGAGTCTGGCCATGGCCCTTATGGTCCATCATGGGCTCAGCGGCGTAACTCAAACCCCAGGAATAGGGTCAACTTGGGCAGAACTGTATCCTTCGCCCCTGGTAGCCCCATTGCTCTCGAGCCATGTTTGGTGGAGGCATCTGGTGGGTTAAGGGACTCATCGACTCCATCTCTGCCTATAAAGTCAGCCCTGAAGTCAAGCTCAAGAAATCGTCCTGCTGCAAGTCAGTCCGCAGGACAGTTCACAGTTCAGGGAGGTGAGGGTGGGTCTCAGCATTCAGTGCTTGTGGACTCAGCAGAGGCAAGAAAGGAATGCACAGGGGTCCAAGGGGCAACAAGCAGTCCTCTGCCCTCTATCCGGCCATCTACTTTGAGGTACTCCCCAGCCCGACTCACCACAGATGTGCCAGCTGTTGAAGTCTGGGATGCCACAGGAGATGGGACAG GTGTGAGTGAAGATCCTGGTTTGGGTCCAGAGTGTCGTCCTGCTCTGCGGTGCCTAGCTATGTCTCGGGTCGATGACCTTAGAGCAGAACTGTTGAGAGCAGAACATTTGAAAGCTGAGGCCGTATGGGAGGAAAACTCTGATGGGTCCAG aaaactGGATGGACGGCCAAAGCTCTTCCTGCGTCGCTTCTTTTCCTCAATTGGTCTGAACAGTGTTGGCAGACTTGTGAAAGGAGGTCGCTCCAGCAGCATGGAACAGCTAAGCATACCCACTGCCACCCGAGCAAGCTCTGCTTCCCCAAGCCCCACACGTAGACCCCAGCCCACCATCAGCATACAAAGGACACCCTCACTGCAGACCCTGCACACG GTGCTGCCACTGGCTCAACTGCGCAAAGCCTCCTCAGTACAGAGTTTGGAAAGAAGAACAGAGCGCTCAACAATTCTAGGAGAGGTGCCAATACCACATGGCTTGGCACCCAG CCCTGATAGCCCTCAGCTTGAGCTTCACAGGGCCTTGAGTATTGAAAATATACTCAGCTCCAGAATGGTGCGTCCAGTGGGGCGAGTCACCCAGGCTTTTGCTGATGGGACTCTCCTCCTGGAGCTCACCAGACCCCCAAATGGTCCTTTTGGTTTTGTCATCTCAAGGGGCAAAGGTCGCCCAGACACAG gTGTATATGTCGAGAAAGTGGGTGACGGCAGTGGTGAGGGCCCCTACATAGGTCTTCTTGGCATCGGTGATGAGATTCTTCAGGTGAA
- the rc3h1b gene encoding roquin-1 yields MPVQAPQWTEFLLCPICTQTFEETVRRPISLGCGHTVCKMCLNKLHRKACPFDQTAISTDIEQLPVNTALLQLVGGQVPKAQPVALITSPEDSQHYEEARQCVEELALYLKPLSNTRGVGLSSTAQSMLSRPMQRKLVTLVHCQLVEEEGRVRAMRAARSLGERTVTELILQHQNPQQLSSNLWAAVRARGCQFLGPAMQEEALKLVLLALEDGSALSRKVLVLFVVQRLEPRFPQASKTSIGHVVQLLYRASCFKVTKRDEDSSLMQLKEEFRTYEALRREHDSQIVQIAMEGGLRIAPDQWSSLLYGDQSHKSHMQSIIDKLQTPASFAQSVQELTIALQRTGDPANLNRLRPHLELLANIDPSPDAPPPTWEQLEKGLVAVKTVVHGLVDFIQNHSKKGADPQQPPQHSKYKTYMCRDMKQKGGCPRGASCTFAHSQEELEKYRKMNKRLAPRLPGQGGLMPDDCLPPDVAVTRKTSPLPNGSVAPSLPQLIPRGTDTVGYELLRKSVKIDGGSAPASPPDGLDPVPKTGMPLPPHAIVHPRMPADHLPGVKHMPVVPRGSPVYPQPQLPEMCYDARPPSASQYEPPQYPTGYPYQQPPQYIPRDYIRNPPAPSESGPPYQDPYTGYVPAERSYQSPHSGPPFSYPHPPHYDRGRHGTYSGPPPPPQPYPSQRDGLVRMGAAPLDVPPQSAGQANSLYHQEPTARERYAPDSYYPQSAQAPPMRTFVRGQAYSGSQPSLDYLHRRRQELLSQLEERKVISPPPFAASPTLSHPFPSDYPSEYGEESSKTTVKCREPDYAGQYSPWSCETIGSYIGTKDAKPKDVMVPGTMEMMNVEAKGLREPSLEAPRRSAEVKDDDPIIPFGPQPTVSRFGAISRTTKTGYQTTGPVQAMVSAPQNPKSKHMAMPEYTYGSHGGWAGAPYTSHQTAASSSSSQGHFSERLPMAATDREQLKIELQQVNQQITQQTQMHSMEAASNALLLQREASALAGQAVQPSQGQAAAQQQAKWPVGGASATTVSSEQLSLELHQVEREIGKRTREMAMENQVVHDVPQYKMKPAENGQPEHKTQLEEISLALGEVSNGSSSLQDSAVGGSMLSLTNKTSALSLCSDPSATGSEVQKNGVVHSCS; encoded by the exons ATGCCAGTGCAAGCACCACAATGGACAGAGTTCCTGCTGTGCCCAATCTGCACACAGACCTTTGAAGAGACTGTTCGCCGGCCCATAAGCTTGGGCTGTGGGCATACTGTCTGCAAGATGTGCCTGAACAAGTTACACCGTAAGGCCTGTCCTTTTGACCAGACAGCAATCAGCACTGACATTGAGCAGCTACCTGTCAACACAGCCCTATTGCAGCTAGTGGGAGGTCAG GTTCCTAAGGCTCAGCCAGTTGCCTTGATTACCAGTCCAGAGGACTCACAGCATTATGAGGAAGCCAGGCAGTGTGTGGAGGAGCTGGCCCTCTACCTCAAACCCCTCAGCAACACCAGAG GTGTGGGTCTGAGCAGCACAGCCCAGAGCATGCTGAGTCGACCCATGCAGAGAAAGCTGGTAACTCTAGTCCACTGCcagctggtggaggaggagggccGTGTTAGAGCCATGAGGGCTGCCCGGTCTTTGGGTGAGCGAACTGTCACTGAACTAATCTTGCAGCACCAGAATCCCCAGCAGCTCTCTTCAAATCTGTGGGCTGCTGTCCGTGCGCGAGGATGTCAATTTCTTGGCCCAG CCATGCAAGAGGAAGCCCTAAAGTTGGTTCTCCTTGCTTTAGAGGATGGCTCAGCTTTGTCCAGGAAGGTGTTGGTTCTCTTTGTAGTCCAGAGGCTAGAGCCACGCTTCCCCCAGGCCTCTAAAACTAGCATAGGCCATGTGGTGCAGCTCCTCTACAGAGCATCCTGCTTCAAA GTCACAAAACGTGATGAAGATTCATCCCTGATGCAGCTGAAAGAGGAATTTCGTACTTACGAGGCACTGCGGCGTGAGCATGACTCTCAGATTGTTCAGATTGCCATGGAGGGTGGCTTACGTATTGCTCCTGACCAGTGGTCTTCTCTGTTATATGGAGATCAGTCTCACAAGTCACACATGCAGTCTATCATAGATAAG CTGCAGACACCAGCATCTTTTGCTCAAAGTGTCCAGGAGCTCACGATTGCACTGCAGAGGACTGGTGACCCAGCGAACCTCAATAGACTGCGGCCCCACCTGGAGCTATTGGCCAACATTGATCCCAGCCCTG ATGCTCCCCCTCCCACATGGGAGCAGCTAGAGAAGGGGTTGGTAGCAGTGAAGACAGTGGTGCATGGCCTGGTGGACTTCATCCAGAACCACAGCAAGAAAGGAGCTGATCCTCAACAG CCTCCTCAGCATAGCAAGTATAAGACATACATGTGCCGTGACATGAAGCAGAAAGGAGGGTGTCCTCGTGGAGCTAGctgcacatttgctcattctcAGGAAGAACTGGAGAA gtATCGTAAGATGAATAAGCGTCTGGCACCTCGCCTTCCAGGCCAAGGAGGGCTCATGCCAGATGACTGCCTTCCTCCTGATGTAGCAGTGACTCGGAAGACATCACCCCTCCCCAATGGAAGTGTTGCACCCTCTTTGCCTCAGCTCATACCGCGTGGCACTGATACAGTTGGTTATGAACTGTTGCGTAAATCCGTTAAGATAGATGGAGGGAGTGCCCCGGCATCACCACCTGATGG cttGGACCCTGTGCCCAAAACTGGAATGCCTCTTCCACCTCATGCCATTGTCCATCCAAGGATGCCAGCAGATCACCTCCCTGGGGTGAAACACATGCCTGTGGTACCCAGAGGTTCACCAGTGTACCCCCAGCCACAGCTCCCTGAGATGTGCTATGATGCTCGCCCACCTTCTGCGTCTCAGTATGAGCCCCCACAATATCCCACAG gGTACCCCTACCAACAGCCACCACAGTACATTCCTCGGGATTACATCCGTAACCCTCCTGCCCCCAGCGAGTCAGGACCACCTTATCAGGACCCCTATACTGGCTATGTCCCTGCAGAGCGTTCCTACCAGTCTCCTCATTCTGGCCCACCTTTCTCCTACCCTCACCCTCCACATTATGACCGAGGTCGCCACGGGACCTACTCTGGCCCCCCACCTCCCCCACAGCCTTATCCATCCCAAAGGGATGGCCTGGTCAGAATGGGTGCTGCACCTCTGGATGTTCCCCCACAATCAGCAGGACAGGCAAACTCACTCTACCATCAGGAGCCCACTGCCCGGGAAAGATACGCACCAGATAGCTACTATCCCCAAAGTGCCCAGGCTCCACCCATGAGGACTTTTGTCAGG GGGCAAGCATATAGTGGTTCGCAGCCCAGCCTCGACTATCTGCACCGACGTCGGCAGGAGCTGTTATCCCAGCTAGAGGAAAGGAAGGTCATCTCTCCTCCACCATTTGCTGCTTCCCCTACTCTTTCTCATCCATTCCCCAGCGACTACCCTTCTGAG TATGGTGAGGAGAGCtcaaaaacaactgtaaaatgCAGAGAGCCTGATTATGCTGGGCAATACTCTCCCTGGTCTTGTGAAACTATTGGCTCCTACATTGGCACCAAGGACGCCAAACCCAAAGATGTTATGGTTCCCGGTACCATGGAGATGATG AATGTGGAGGCAAAGGGTCTGAGGGAACCCTCGTTGGAGGCTCCTCGGAGAAGTGCAGAAGTCAAGGATGATGACCCCATTATTCCTTTTGGCCCCCAGCCCACCGTATCGCGCTTCGGTGCCATCTCCCGCACCACAAAAACAGGTTACCAGACCACTGGCCCTGTGCAGGCAATGGTCTCGGCTCCCCAGAACCCAAAATCTAAACACATGGCCATgccag AATACACATATGGAAGCCATGGAGGATGGGCTGGAGCTCCTTACACCTCCCACCAGACTGccgcctcttcctcctcctctcaggGACACTTCAGTGAGCG CCTACCTATGGCAGCAACAGACAGAGAACAGTTAAAGATTGAGTTGCAGCAGGTCAACCAGCAGATCACCCAGCAGACTCAAATGCACAGCATGGAG GCTGCCAGCAATGCTTTGCTGCTGCAGAGGGAAGCCAGTGCACTGGCAGGCCAAGCTGTGCAGCCCAGCCAGGGCCAAGCAGCAGCCCAGCAACAGGCTAAGTGGCCAGTAGGGGGAGCAAGTGCAACAACGGTCTCCAGTGAACAGCTAAGCCTGGAGCTTCACCAGGTGGAGAGGGAGATTGGCAAGAGGACCCGTGAGATGGCTATG GAAAACCAAGTAGTGCATGATGTTCCCCAATACAAGatgaaacctgcagaaaatgGACAACCAGAGCACAAGACTCAGCTGGAAGAGATATCCCTGGCTCTTGG CGAGGTGTCAAATGGCTCCAGCAGTCTGCAAGACAGTGCAGTGGGCGGGTCCATGCTGTCACTAACCAATAAGACGTCTGCGTTGAGCCTGTGTTCTGATCCGAGTGCCACTGGTTCAGAGGTGCAAAAGAATGGTGTTGTCCATTCCTGTTCCTAA